From a region of the Canis lupus dingo isolate Sandy chromosome 5, ASM325472v2, whole genome shotgun sequence genome:
- the L1TD1 gene encoding LINE-1 type transposase domain-containing protein 1 produces the protein MSIAESEIVRLAKKQECSNHREGIQLLEDQEMAQVLDLKGKDVSAVMLMKFKGLMESLELMVEEIRESFKNDLMEILGVESKIPEVKNKNNTNTKKEWQQIKGSTTQKPCSVEKIEGANSDIVEDTENVASKRKEISELSSKLDKPEDYSVDQGKELSHDESQNDKVLESVEETRGNLDNTCEDCIILTEVTQENQEIGEDEQVKEKREEKIPQNLENKEKTLKASREDEGAVLRLTADFSSATLDVSKQWSNVFNILRENDFEPKVLCQVKLTFKCDGEVRTFSDMQSLSNFTSQKPFMNKLLKGVLPQNEKIKKGRSYGIQEKVEKTRLDSKNGAEGEVSDGLSFLFVKEVKVAEPEEVKNLEMPEEDSSELEDEEEEASGLEEEEEETSGLEEEEDTSELEEEVGNEALALEEEGEEEASVSYKKPASTFQCHSVVNTKYGVEEKNSNDLEIVLIEEVVEDSDPEEEEGSEWEMEVVLSWEEGEDSEVENIKTASQIEKKEASDGLKEIACDYLARDFEKKKLVKYQMVQKAQNKEETAMPRNQGIGTVCRTLRLASPSTSLELSPDKQKRHLSTNLSTPSGITKFLRKTEKGRHKTLQTDAQTSKETDLIQETEENFRRNIHTNFRELQEEVANIKNSLPEVLEISSIDVLNSRINILEERMDSLEDRIEEFSKDTMQMAKQIINKERSRDIEDRSRSSNIRLIGIPEKDNKENGAEEIINEIIEENFPELKDSSPAVVSAYRIPSKIDEKRLTPRHILVKFGNSSDKEKILKASRKREITYRGMRIRLTADLSLDTLDARSQWSNIIQILQAKGFTPRILYPAKLAFDFEGKMKTFFDTEEFTKFVSCTPSLKELLEDIL, from the exons ATGTCCATTGCAGAGTCAGAAATTGTTAGACTtgcaaagaaacaggaatgtAGCAACCATAGGGAAGGCATTCAGTTGCTAGAAGACCAGGAGATGGCTCAGGTATTAGATTTAAAAGGCAAAGATGTGTCAGCAGTTATGCTGATGAAGTTTAAAGGCTTGATGGAAAGCCTGGAGTTAATGGTTGAAGAGATAAgggaatcctttaaaaatgaccTAATGGAAATTTTAGGAGTAGAAAGTAAAATAcctgaagtgaaaaataaaaacaacaccaaTACCAAAAAGGAGTGGCAACAAATAAAAGGCTCAACCACACAAAAACCATGTTCGGTAGAGAAAATAGAAGGAGCAAACTCTGACATAGTTGAAGATACTGAAAATGTggcttctaaaagaaaagaaataagtgaactGAGTAGCAAATTAGACAAACCTGAGGACTACAGTGTGGACCAAGGCAAGGAATTGTCCCATGATGAATCACAAAATGACAAAGTCCTGGAAAGTGTGGAGGAAACCAGAGGCAATTTAGACAACACTTGTGAAGATTGTATCATACTTACAGAAGTAACACAAGAGAACCAAGAGATTGGAGAAGATGAACaggtcaaagaaaaaagagaggaaaaaatccCTCAGAAtttagagaataaagagaaaactctAAAAGCCTCCAGAGAAGATGAAGGAGCAGTACTTAGGTTGACAGCAGACTTTTCATCAGCAACACTGGACGTTAGTAAGCAATGGAGTAATGTCTTCAACATTCTGAGGGAAAATGATTTTGAACCTAAAGTTCTATGCCAAGTTAAGTTAACATTTAAGTGTGATGGTGAAGTAAGGACCTTTTCAGATATGCAAAGTCTCAGCAATTTTACTAGCCAAAAACCATTTATGAACAAATTACTGAAAGGTGTACtcccacaaaatgaaaaaataaagaaaggaagaagttacGGAATTCAAGAAAAAGTG gaAAAAACTCGATTAGATTCAAAGAATGGAGCTGAGGGGGAAGTCAGTGATGGCTTGAGCTTTCTCTTTGTTAAAGAAGTAAAGGTTGCTGAGCCAGAGGAGGTGAAGAATTTAGAGATGCCAGAAGAAGACTCTTCAGAGCtggaagatgaggaagaagaggcttcgggcctggaggaagaggaagaagagacttCAGGgctagaggaggaggaagacactTCTGAGCTGGAAGAAGAGGTGGGAAATGAGGCTTTGGcgctggaggaggaaggagaagaggaggctTCAGTATCCTATAAGAAACCAGCTTCAACATTTCAGTGTCATTCTGTGGTAAATACAAAATATGGAGTTGAGGAAAAAAACAGTAATGACTTGGAGATTGTTTTAATTGAAGAGGTAGTAGAAGATTCTGacccagaggaggaagaaggttCAGAGTGGGAAATGGAAGTAGTCTTAtcttgggaggaaggagaggactctgaagtagaaaatataaagactGCCTCCCAGATTGAGAAAAAAGAGGCCTCAGATGGACTTAAAGAAATTGCCTGTGATTATTTGGCTCGggactttgagaagaaaaaacTGGTGAAATACCAGATGGTACAAAAAGCCCAGAATAAAGAGGAAACAGCTATGCCCAGAAACCAAGGAATTGGGACAGTCTGTCGTACCTTGCGTTTGGCCTCTCCCTCAACATCACTAGAGCTAAGTCCTGATAAGCAGAAAAGGCATTTAAGTACAAATTTGAGTACTCCATCAGGGATCAccaaatttttaaggaaaactgaGAAAGGGCGACACAAAACCCTACAAACAGATGCACAAACGTCTAAAGAAACAGACTTAAtacaagaaacagaagaaaactttAGAAGAAATATACATACCAACTTTAGAGAGCTACAGGAGGAGGTTGCCAATATTAAAAATTCTCTTCCAGAGGTCTTAGAAATAAGTTCTATAGATGTTCTGAATAGCAGAATAAATATACTTGAGGAGAGAATGGACAGCCTAGAAGATCGTATTGAAGAATTCTCTAAGGATACAATGCAAATGGccaaacagataataaataaagaaaggtCAAGAGACATAGAGGATAGATCGAGAAGTTCCAACATCCGTTTGATAGGAATTccagaaaaagataataaagagaatggagcagaagaaataattaatgaaatcatTGAAGAAAACTTTCCAGAGCTAAAGGATTCAAGTCCTGCGGTTGTCAGTGCTTATCGAATACCTAGTAAGATTGATGAGAAGAGACTCACTCCTAGACACATCTTGGTGAAATTTGGGAATTCtagtgacaaagaaaaaatcctaaaggcttccagaaagagagaaataacatACAGAGGAATGAGAATCAGACTGACCGCAGATTTATCATTGGACACTCTAGATGCTAGAAGTCAGTGGAGCAATATAATACAAATTCTGCAGGCAAAAGGCTTTACACCTAGAATCCTATACCCAGCCAAATTGGCATTTGATTTTGAaggtaaaatgaagacattttttgaTACTGAAGAGTTCACAAAGTTTGTTTCCTGCACACCGTCTTTGAAAGAATTACTGGAGGATATACTTTAG